In the Candidatus Binatia bacterium genome, ACGAGCCAGCCGTTGCCGTTCTTTGCTTGGTTATTTTACCCGGTTAAACATCCTGAGAAGTCGGAAACTTCGAACCTTTTCCGCTGCGACGCGCCGATGTGTTCGAACGCCGCGCGGCATGTGCGGGACGTCGTGCGCGCTTTGCAAACCAGGGGCTTGTGGGACACCACGATTCTCGTGGTGACGGCCCTACGGGGTGCTGTAGGATCGGTGGAGGCGGATTTGGACCCGCTGGCGGAGGAATTGGTCAGAGTTCCGCTGTTCATCCGACTCCCAGAGCCAGCTCCGCGCGGCTTCGTGGTGGAAGAGTTTTGCCAGCTCAGCGATGTTAGCCCGACATTGGTCTATCGGGCTGGCGGGGTTTGGGAAGAGAATGAAAGTCGAGGGCGGGTGCTCATACGGGGCAATCGAGCCACGCCCGGGCCCGCGTGTGCGGTGGTGGAAGAGTATCGGGGCAGCATGGGATCGCCGGTAGGCGGCCAGCGCCGGCGGCTTCTGCGTACGAACCAGTTTCGCTTCGTGTGGAGGTCGGATGAAGCCGTGAAGCTTTACGAGGCGCAGGCTCCAGGTGAACAACGAGACATGGCGCTCGAACAACCCCAGACTGTTGCGTCACTGCGCGCCCAGCTGTTTGCGTGGCTGGCAAGGCAAGTGGACGGGTCCGCCCTGGAATTATTGCCATCGGAGACAAAGAACATCTTAGCCCGAAAAGGGGAATCATGATTCGGCGGAGGGTCTTGGTCATTGGTCTCGATGGGGCTCCTGCGAGTTTGCTGCTTGGTGGTACACAGGAACTATTTCCTAATCTCCACCGCTTGGCCCGTGCTGGGCAGTTCGGCGTGTTACGCAGTTGCGATCCGCCAATCACCGTGCCCGCTTGGGCGTGCATGCTGAGCGGTCGGGATCCTGGAGAGCTGGGCCTTTATGGATTTCGCCACCGATACGGTCACGGGTACGCGGACCAAGAATTGGTCCACTCAGGTTTGCTACCTCTCGGTATGCTCTGGGACTGGGTGGGAGAACGAGGTGGGCGTGTTATCCTCCTCGGCGTTCCACCCGCCTACCCCCCCCCGCGCTTGGACGGAGTGGTGGTGAGCTGTCTGCTGACTCCGGGAGGAACCCGGCCGCGCTGCGAGCCCAGTGAAACGGAATCCTTGCTCTCCACGATTGCCCCTGACTACCGATGCGACATTGCCGACTTCCGTTCCACCCCGGATGCGGTGCTCCTGGAGCAGGCCGTGTGTGCTCTCCGCGCCCGCTTCCGCGTTGCCCGCGAGCTGGCGAGGCGGGAACCTTGGGATCTCTTCGTCCTGACGGACATTGGTTCGGATCGTGTGCAGCACGGGCTCTGGGGCGCATCAGGGGACAACGGCCATCCTGGCGCGGAGGTGCATGCGTATTACCAGCAGGTCGACGCGGAAATCGGGGTATGGACGAGCGAGCTTCCTGACGACGTGTGCATTTGGATTGTCTCGGATCACGGGGCTCAGAGGTGCCGCGGGGGTGTGTTTCTGAATGAATGGCTGCGCCGTCGGGGGTGGCTCCGGCTGGTCAGCGATACTATTGGCGCCAGGTCGCTGACCCCGAAGATGGTTGACTGGCATCGCACGCGAGCCTGGGCTGAGGGTGGGTACGTCGGCCGCATTTATCTGAATGTCCGAGGTCGCCAAGCGCATGGAACCGTAGATCACGCTGACGTTGATCGCGTTTGTGAAGATTTGCGCGCAGCGCTGTGCGCAGATCTCGCCGAGCGTGAGGACGGCCGAGTGCCAATTCTGGCTAGCCGGCCTCAAGAGATTTACCGCGACTGCCGCGGATTCCCCCCTGACTTGCTCGTATACGTAGACGGGCTGCGTTGGCGCGTTTTCGGCGGTGTCGGTGTGCATCCCCTGTGGAGCGAGCAGAACGACTTTGGCCGTGACCGTGCGAACCATCATCACGACGGTGTATTCATCGCGTGGGACCCACATGCTTCGAGCTACGGATTTCGAGGAGTGCTGCCTCTGGTCTCGCTGCGTGGCTTGTGGGAACGGCAGTTACTAGGAGAGCCGGCGGAGTTCTTGGGATGAAGATTCCAAGTTTTCAGAACCGGTGGCGAAAGTGAGCTGGCCGGGAAGGCACCGTGGAAACCCTCTGGTCTTGGTTGCGCAGACAACCCCGTCACGTCCGTATTGCACTTGTGGTCATTGTTGTTGCGAGCTTGCTGCTGAATACAATCGGCATCGGTTGGGGCTTGCCAAATGACAATCGCTCGTGGTCGGCGGACGCCTTGCAACCACTTACTCCTCTCTCCGTGGGGCGTCACGTGCTCTTTGGTGACTCTTGGAACTCTGGGTGGTTTTACTTCAAGTATCCGGTGGGCCATCCGATGCTGTTGCTCGCGGCTCAAAGCCCGCTGCTCGTGGCCAAGTGGCTGACCGGAGAGCTCGGCCGCCCGCAGGCACAATACCCCTTCGGGTTTAGAAACCCCGAGAAAAGCTTAGCCGAACTGGCGATCGTGATGCGGATTGTTAGCGCGTTCATGGGCACACTGCTCGTGTTCCTGGCTTTTTGCGCCGCGGCGATATTGTTGGGGAGTGGGACGGCGGGACTTTGGGCATCCGTAACCGTGGCTGGTTTGTACCCGGTCGTGTTCTACAGTCACACGTCGAACGTCGATATTCCCTTGCTGTGTTGGTTAGCCCTGGGCTTTGTTGCCGTTCTGTGGTCGGCTCGGAACAATTCGCTGACTGCGAGCGCTGTTGGCGGCATTTCTGCAGCGATGGCGCTGTTAACGAAAGAGCAAGGCATCGGCTTCTTGCTTGCTCTTCCCTTGGTGTGGATCCTGGTGGGTACGGCGCAGCATGGCTCCGGTTCTGTATCGCTGCGGCACGCGCTGCGTCACGGCATCACCGCATTGGTCGCGTTCGTGGTCACCACGTCTATCGTGGCAAACGTGCTGTGGAATCCCTCAGGTTACTTCAACCGTTGGCGCTTTTTGATGGGAACGTTGCCAGCGGAGGTGCGGGATCGGTACGCTCCCTACCAGTTCCTGACTCAAGTGCCTCAGGAGTTTTCTTGGGCTCGCGAAGCTGCGAAGGCGGGCAAAACCGTTGCGGTGGTGGGGCACACGCTCGGACCAGTGGTGTCGCTGCTTGGTTTAGTGGGGTGCTTACTCTGGGCTTGTATGGCTGGCCGGAGCTTCCTTGCGGTGGGTATTACTGCGGTGACCTACTATCTCGTGTCGTTGCGGGCGCTGGAACTGGTACAGGTCAGGTATGCATTGCCAGCCGCTTACCTCGCCAGCCTCACCATTGGCGGCACAGGAGTTCTCTTGGAACGTTTGAACGTCCGCCCGGTCATCTCGGGGGCCATGCTGTTCGTTTGGGGCGCCATGGCGCTGGCTCCTGGTGTGGAAACGGTGCGGTTGCTCTTGCGCGATCCGCGGTATGCGGCTGAGCGGTGGTTTGCGGAGCAATGGCCTGCGCACGGTGTTCGGGCCGAGATTTACCAGCCACTGACCTACCTGCCGAGATTTCCTCAAGGCTGGGAGGTGAGGACAATCCCACTGGAGGACCGGACAAAAGAAAGATTTGCTGAACGTGCGCCAGACTTGATTGTGTTGAGTAGCGGCGGGCGAGCTGGATTGACCGGCACCTATCGGCGCGACTGGCGGCCGGGCGAGGCGTTTTTCCGCGAGTCTCCAGCCAGCATTGAATTCTTCCGCGCGCTGCGGTCTGGCACCTTGGGATATGAATTGTCGGCAACATTTGCGACGCCTACTTGGCTTCAAACTCGTATTCCAAGCTTGAATCCGACAATCAGCGTGTATACGCGAAGAAGCACCCCATGAGCGGAAGCCCAGGCGCCACACCAACGCTGTCCCTGGTTGTCCCCGTGTTGAACGAGGAGGAAACGATTCCCGTATTTTACCGAAGGGCAGTTGCGGCTTTGGAGCAGACAGGGGTGCCATTCGAAATCGTGTTCGTGGACGACGGGAGCCAGGATAACACTTTCGAGACGGCGCGTGCGCTTTCCCAAAGGGACCCGCGGGTGAAGATCATCCGGTTTTCGCGCAACTTTGGTCACCAAACTGCCGTAACTGCTGGGCTCCATTACGCCGCCGGTGCAGCGGTTGCGGTGATTGATGGTGACCTCCAAGACCCTCCCGAATTTGTTCCGCGCCTCTTCGAGAAATGGAAAGAAGGATACGAGGTTGTTTACGCGGTTCGTCGCAGTCGCAAGGAGAATGTGTTCAAGCGCGCGGCCTATCGCTTGTTTTACCGCCTGCTGCGGCGGCTGTCTTACATTGATATCCCGCTCGACTCGGGGGATTTTGCAATCATGGATCGGCGCGTGGTCGATCAACTCAACGCCATGCCGGAACGAAACCGATTTGTTCGCGGGATCCGCGCCTGGGTGGGGTTTCGGCAAATTGGTCTCGAGTACGATCGCGATGCGCGGTTCGCAGGCGAATCCAAGTACTCGCTGAGCAAACTTTTCCGCCTCGCCTATGACGGACTCATCTCGTACTCTTACGTGCCTTTGCGGCTTGCCACTCAATTCGGCTTTGTGATTAGCGCTGTGGCGTTTGGCTTGATCCTTTATCTTTTAGTATTGCGCATTGTCTACGGTGAGCGGCTCGTAACCGGTTGGACTTCCACGGTTGTCGTCATCCTGTTTTTGGGGGGAATCCAGCTCCTCTCGCTGGGGATCTTGGGGGAATACGTTGGACGGATTTTCGATGAGGTAAAGCGTCGGCCGCTTTACGTGGTGCGGGAGACGGTCGGATTCGAACGTAGTCCACATGTGGTCGAGGTCGACGCACCGGTTCGTAAGGCGTCGCACACGTAGGGAACGGATGGAGCAAGCGTTTTACGAGGAATACGCCCAAATCGAGGCGGTGCATTGGTGGTTCGAAGGCCGCCGGGCGATCTTTCATGCACTGTTAAGTCGTTTGCCGCTGCAACGGGAAGCGTTGCTTGTCGACCTGGGGTGTGGCACCGGGGCAAACTTGGCCTTTTTGTCGAGGTATGGGCGAGTCATTGGATTGGACTGGGGTGCAGCAGCCGCACGGTATTCACGGCAGCGAACTTCGCTTCCCGTTTTGCGTGGGGATGTGCAAGCACTGCCCTTGCGTAGCGGCTCAGTCGACTTAGTGACTGCGTTCGACCTCATCGAGCACATCGACGACGACAAAAGTTGCGTGGCAGAAATGGCCCGGGTCGTTCGTCCCGGCGGCTACGTGCTCGTGACTGTTCCGGCATTCCCCTGGATGTGGGGCAGGCAGGACGTGATCAACCACCACAAGCGGCGTTATCGTGCGAAGGAGCTCGTGCACTTGTTTGACGTGACAGGTTTAGAAATTCGTCGGCTCACATACCTGAATACATTCTTATTCCCGGTGGTTGCTGCGGTGCGGATCGCTCGTCGCATCGTTCCGGAGAGGAATGGTGAGTTGGTCTCTGATTTTTCGATGACGAAGCCGGGCCGGCTCAATGACTTTTTGGCCAAGCTATTCTCGCTCGAAGCGCCCTTGATTGCGCGCATGAACTTACCCGTTGGGGTTTCGCTGTTGTGCTTGGCCCAGCGGCCGGTAAAGTAAGCTGACCCATGAGAGTGAGCTGGCGCGCAGCACTCTGGTACCTCACATTCCACACCGTCTACGGGTTCGTGAAGTACCTGCCCATGCTCAGCGGCGATGTTCTCCGCTGGCTGGTGCTGAAACTCTTTCTGCGCCGGATCGAGGGTTGGGTGTGGTTTCGCGACAACGTAACCATATGGTTTCCCGAGGGCGTGAGCATTGGGAAGGGAAGCATGGTCGGGGAAAATTGCTTCTTGGACGGCTATGGCGGGCTGACCATCGGCCGCAACGTGCTGATCGCGCACAACACCTCCCTGATTGCTGAGGATCATGGATACGCGACCCGCCGGGTGCCGATTCGATTTCAACCGAAGACCGCGGCTCCCATCATCGTTGAAGACGACGTTTGGATCGGTTGCGGCGTGCGTGTGTTGAAAGGGGTGCGGATCGGCACGGGAGCGATTGTTGCCGCAGGGGCTGTGGTCACCCGCGATGTTCCCCCATATGCCATCGTAGGCGGGGTGCCTGCACGGGTCTTAGGGATGCGCCCTGACGATCTCAGCGAGGATCCCGCCGCCCTTGCGAGCGCCGCATTGGCACGACATTCTGCGTGACTCCGAGAACACCACTTCGGATCGGCTTGGTCATTGGCCAGCTCACACGTGGTGGGGCCGAAGGACAACTGGCGCAACTTGCCGCCAGGCTCGACCGTTCGAAGTTTGAACCACGTGTCTATGTTCTCTCGAGTGCTGACGAACCATGGGGCAGTTGGCTCCGTGACCACCAAGTGCCCTGCACGAAAATCTCGGGGCCAGCGGCGTTGCGAGCGTGGCGCTTGGCGCAAGCGCTGGTTCGCGATCGCATTCACCTGGTGCACGCCTGGCTGTACTTGGCAAATCCTGTGGCTGCATTCGCGGCACGTCGGGCTGGGGTGCCGCTGGTCACGGCCGCCCGCAACTGCAAGGTACAGAGCCGTAGGTCTCGGTGGGCGAATGCCCTCGCTTTTAGGATAAGCCGGCAGATTGTGGTGAACTCGCAGGACGTGGCTGATTACATTCGCCTGCATTATTGGGCGCCGCGCGAGCGAATCGTGGTGGTCCGCAACGGCATCGACACCGAGCGCTTTCGCCCCGCTTCCCAGCGATCGCTCGAGCGCCCCGTTGTGGTGACAGCAGGGAGGTTGGTGGAGCAAAAAAATCACGCACTCTTCTTGCGTGCGGCGGCCGTGGTGCGGAGCAAGCTTCCGCAGGTTT is a window encoding:
- a CDS encoding glycosyltransferase family 2 protein; amino-acid sequence: MSGSPGATPTLSLVVPVLNEEETIPVFYRRAVAALEQTGVPFEIVFVDDGSQDNTFETARALSQRDPRVKIIRFSRNFGHQTAVTAGLHYAAGAAVAVIDGDLQDPPEFVPRLFEKWKEGYEVVYAVRRSRKENVFKRAAYRLFYRLLRRLSYIDIPLDSGDFAIMDRRVVDQLNAMPERNRFVRGIRAWVGFRQIGLEYDRDARFAGESKYSLSKLFRLAYDGLISYSYVPLRLATQFGFVISAVAFGLILYLLVLRIVYGERLVTGWTSTVVVILFLGGIQLLSLGILGEYVGRIFDEVKRRPLYVVRETVGFERSPHVVEVDAPVRKASHT
- a CDS encoding acyltransferase; the encoded protein is MLSGDVLRWLVLKLFLRRIEGWVWFRDNVTIWFPEGVSIGKGSMVGENCFLDGYGGLTIGRNVLIAHNTSLIAEDHGYATRRVPIRFQPKTAAPIIVEDDVWIGCGVRVLKGVRIGTGAIVAAGAVVTRDVPPYAIVGGVPARVLGMRPDDLSEDPAALASAALARHSA
- a CDS encoding sulfatase-like hydrolase/transferase, which gives rise to MTGQPNIVLLCFECAPSGLFPSVSEEGPHDEWLRSLALDGLRFSRAYTNSPGTLESLASLWTGLWPAAHGVTCESPTRLLIVPTLPTRLSNVGYKTVGICPETELARRADIVQGLQECIAPRWRDRVVERVRAFGRAVAARRAVGGAPRSLWVNFTFFRWLDRTSQPLPFFAWLFYPVKHPEKSETSNLFRCDAPMCSNAARHVRDVVRALQTRGLWDTTILVVTALRGAVGSVEADLDPLAEELVRVPLFIRLPEPAPRGFVVEEFCQLSDVSPTLVYRAGGVWEENESRGRVLIRGNRATPGPACAVVEEYRGSMGSPVGGQRRRLLRTNQFRFVWRSDEAVKLYEAQAPGEQRDMALEQPQTVASLRAQLFAWLARQVDGSALELLPSETKNILARKGES
- a CDS encoding phospholipid carrier-dependent glycosyltransferase; the protein is METLWSWLRRQPRHVRIALVVIVVASLLLNTIGIGWGLPNDNRSWSADALQPLTPLSVGRHVLFGDSWNSGWFYFKYPVGHPMLLLAAQSPLLVAKWLTGELGRPQAQYPFGFRNPEKSLAELAIVMRIVSAFMGTLLVFLAFCAAAILLGSGTAGLWASVTVAGLYPVVFYSHTSNVDIPLLCWLALGFVAVLWSARNNSLTASAVGGISAAMALLTKEQGIGFLLALPLVWILVGTAQHGSGSVSLRHALRHGITALVAFVVTTSIVANVLWNPSGYFNRWRFLMGTLPAEVRDRYAPYQFLTQVPQEFSWAREAAKAGKTVAVVGHTLGPVVSLLGLVGCLLWACMAGRSFLAVGITAVTYYLVSLRALELVQVRYALPAAYLASLTIGGTGVLLERLNVRPVISGAMLFVWGAMALAPGVETVRLLLRDPRYAAERWFAEQWPAHGVRAEIYQPLTYLPRFPQGWEVRTIPLEDRTKERFAERAPDLIVLSSGGRAGLTGTYRRDWRPGEAFFRESPASIEFFRALRSGTLGYELSATFATPTWLQTRIPSLNPTISVYTRRSTP
- a CDS encoding alkaline phosphatase family protein — translated: MIRRRVLVIGLDGAPASLLLGGTQELFPNLHRLARAGQFGVLRSCDPPITVPAWACMLSGRDPGELGLYGFRHRYGHGYADQELVHSGLLPLGMLWDWVGERGGRVILLGVPPAYPPPRLDGVVVSCLLTPGGTRPRCEPSETESLLSTIAPDYRCDIADFRSTPDAVLLEQAVCALRARFRVARELARREPWDLFVLTDIGSDRVQHGLWGASGDNGHPGAEVHAYYQQVDAEIGVWTSELPDDVCIWIVSDHGAQRCRGGVFLNEWLRRRGWLRLVSDTIGARSLTPKMVDWHRTRAWAEGGYVGRIYLNVRGRQAHGTVDHADVDRVCEDLRAALCADLAEREDGRVPILASRPQEIYRDCRGFPPDLLVYVDGLRWRVFGGVGVHPLWSEQNDFGRDRANHHHDGVFIAWDPHASSYGFRGVLPLVSLRGLWERQLLGEPAEFLG
- a CDS encoding glycosyltransferase — encoded protein: MTPRTPLRIGLVIGQLTRGGAEGQLAQLAARLDRSKFEPRVYVLSSADEPWGSWLRDHQVPCTKISGPAALRAWRLAQALVRDRIHLVHAWLYLANPVAAFAARRAGVPLVTAARNCKVQSRRSRWANALAFRISRQIVVNSQDVADYIRLHYWAPRERIVVVRNGIDTERFRPASQRSLERPVVVTAGRLVEQKNHALFLRAAAVVRSKLPQVSFAVAGDGPLREMLEQLAGSLGVREHVTFLGERGDLESVFREAHVFWLTSRWEGMPNVLLEAMASGLPVVATEVGGCREVVGDSLGGALVPVDSIAGFVENTVRWLTSAEKFFCAAQAARQRAEEFALPRMVARMEKLYHEILEQ
- a CDS encoding class I SAM-dependent methyltransferase yields the protein MEQAFYEEYAQIEAVHWWFEGRRAIFHALLSRLPLQREALLVDLGCGTGANLAFLSRYGRVIGLDWGAAAARYSRQRTSLPVLRGDVQALPLRSGSVDLVTAFDLIEHIDDDKSCVAEMARVVRPGGYVLVTVPAFPWMWGRQDVINHHKRRYRAKELVHLFDVTGLEIRRLTYLNTFLFPVVAAVRIARRIVPERNGELVSDFSMTKPGRLNDFLAKLFSLEAPLIARMNLPVGVSLLCLAQRPVK